From Microbacterium pseudoresistens, the proteins below share one genomic window:
- a CDS encoding ABC transporter ATP-binding protein codes for MTVASASAIHVRGIEKSFGDLDVLRGVDLDVQAGSIFALLGSNGAGKTTLVRILSTLLKADAGTAVVSGFDVATAPGDVRRSISLTGQFAAVDEVLTGRENLVLVARLRHLPDPAAIADDLLARFSLTDAGGRRAGTYSGGMRRRLDIAMSLVGDPPVVFLDEPTTGLDPQSRIEVWQTVRQLADAGTTVLLTTQHLDEAEQLADRIAILHEGTIIQNGTLAELKKLLPAAEVEYVEKQPSLEDVFLALVGPTARKDSA; via the coding sequence ATGACCGTGGCCTCTGCATCCGCCATCCACGTGCGTGGGATCGAGAAGTCGTTCGGCGACCTCGACGTGCTGCGCGGCGTCGACCTGGACGTGCAGGCGGGAAGCATCTTCGCCCTGCTCGGCTCCAACGGTGCCGGAAAGACCACGCTCGTGCGCATCCTCTCCACGCTGCTGAAGGCCGACGCCGGCACGGCCGTGGTGAGCGGGTTCGACGTCGCGACCGCACCCGGCGACGTACGGCGGTCGATCAGCCTCACGGGTCAGTTCGCCGCCGTGGACGAGGTGCTCACCGGCCGGGAGAACCTCGTGCTCGTGGCCCGGCTGCGTCACCTTCCCGACCCCGCCGCGATCGCCGACGACCTGCTCGCGCGCTTCTCGCTGACGGATGCCGGTGGACGCCGTGCCGGCACCTACTCCGGCGGCATGCGCCGCCGGCTCGATATCGCGATGAGCCTGGTCGGAGACCCTCCGGTCGTCTTCCTCGACGAGCCGACCACGGGTCTGGACCCGCAGTCGCGCATCGAGGTCTGGCAGACGGTCAGGCAGCTGGCGGATGCCGGCACGACCGTGCTGCTGACCACGCAGCACCTCGACGAGGCCGAGCAGCTCGCGGATCGGATCGCGATCCTCCACGAGGGCACGATCATCCAGAACGGCACGCTGGCCGAGCTCAAGAAGCTGCTGCCCGCCGCCGAAGTCGAGTACGTCGAGAAGCAGCCGAGTCTGGAGGATGTCTTCCTCGCCCTCGTCGGCCCGACAGCACGAAAGGATTCCGCATGA
- a CDS encoding DUF1048 domain-containing protein — MALKWIEALTGSLEQKKQYRTDKARIDALPEPYASVAKAMHRYFLYYGGITDGETLITMLTDLTDLWERAAIDGTPVHDIVGDDPVDFTETFAKSYRGTEWIDKERARLRKAFDAAADESDKDAGS; from the coding sequence ATGGCACTGAAATGGATCGAAGCGCTCACCGGATCGCTCGAGCAGAAGAAGCAGTACCGCACGGACAAGGCACGCATCGACGCCCTTCCTGAGCCCTACGCCTCCGTGGCCAAGGCGATGCACCGGTACTTCCTGTACTACGGCGGCATCACCGACGGCGAGACCCTCATCACGATGCTCACCGACCTCACCGACCTCTGGGAGCGCGCGGCGATCGACGGCACGCCCGTGCACGACATCGTCGGCGACGACCCGGTGGACTTCACCGAGACGTTCGCGAAGTCGTACCGCGGCACGGAATGGATCGACAAGGAGCGCGCACGCCTGCGCAAGGCGTTCGACGCGGCCGCCGACGAGAGCGACAAGGATGCGGGCTCATGA
- a CDS encoding helix-turn-helix transcriptional regulator has product MANQMTEMLKGTLEGIVLAILADKPAYGYEITARLREEGFSDTAEGTVYALLVRIEQRGLVDVEKVPSEKGPPRKVFSLNPQGRAQLAEFWATWRVLADRIERLRTTDNSDDERH; this is encoded by the coding sequence GTGGCGAACCAGATGACGGAGATGCTCAAGGGCACGCTCGAGGGCATCGTGCTCGCGATCCTCGCCGACAAGCCGGCGTACGGATACGAGATCACGGCCCGGCTGCGCGAAGAAGGCTTCTCCGACACCGCGGAGGGCACCGTGTACGCGCTGCTCGTGCGCATCGAGCAGCGCGGTCTCGTCGATGTCGAGAAGGTCCCGTCCGAGAAGGGGCCGCCACGCAAGGTGTTCTCCCTCAACCCGCAGGGGAGGGCGCAACTGGCCGAGTTCTGGGCCACCTGGCGCGTCCTCGCCGACCGCATCGAACGCCTCCGCACCACCGACAACTCCGACGACGAAAGACACTGA
- a CDS encoding SDR family NAD(P)-dependent oxidoreductase, which produces MTSARLSGRTAVVTGGAVGIGQVLAQKLASEGARVAILDISDAEETVDLIVEAGGRASAHRVDLTDPAAVSSVVDAVADSVGSPDILVNNAGIYPPIPWDEITLEVWRQVFAVNVESMLHTMQAFTPAMRERRWGRVINISSSSVGLVIPDLVPYIASKMAVIGLTRGAATELAAEGITVNSIGPSLVKTPTGTSPAHLYDIVPQLQAIKRAEEPEDLAGAVAFLASDDAAFLTAQNLWVDGGLLRS; this is translated from the coding sequence ATGACCTCAGCACGACTCTCCGGACGAACCGCCGTCGTGACGGGCGGAGCCGTGGGCATCGGACAGGTGCTCGCCCAGAAGCTCGCGAGCGAGGGAGCCCGCGTCGCGATCCTGGACATCTCGGATGCCGAGGAGACGGTCGATCTCATCGTCGAGGCCGGGGGACGGGCCAGCGCGCATCGCGTCGATCTCACCGATCCGGCAGCTGTTTCCTCCGTGGTCGACGCGGTGGCCGACTCCGTCGGTTCGCCTGACATCCTCGTGAACAACGCCGGGATCTATCCGCCGATCCCGTGGGACGAGATCACCCTTGAGGTGTGGCGTCAGGTGTTCGCCGTAAACGTGGAGTCGATGCTGCACACGATGCAGGCGTTCACGCCAGCGATGCGCGAACGACGGTGGGGTCGAGTGATCAACATTTCATCGAGCTCGGTGGGACTCGTGATCCCCGATCTCGTCCCCTACATCGCGAGCAAGATGGCTGTCATCGGCCTGACGCGGGGAGCCGCCACCGAACTCGCGGCCGAGGGCATCACGGTGAACTCGATCGGCCCGAGCCTCGTGAAGACGCCGACCGGCACCTCGCCGGCGCATCTCTACGACATCGTCCCGCAGCTTCAGGCCATCAAGCGCGCAGAGGAGCCGGAGGACCTGGCGGGCGCCGTCGCCTTCCTGGCGTCCGACGACGCGGCCTTCCTCACCGCCCAGAACCTCTGGGTCGACGGTGGCCTCTTGCGCTCTTGA
- a CDS encoding TIM barrel protein → MNCSILFPELPMLSRPAAARAAGFDAVEFWWPFDSPAPSARQVDDFAVALDDAGVTLTSLGLDHGDLANGDRGIFASAARGDRLRRNVDAALTLGERTGCRTFVGLYGVVDSDDASAAETAVRQYSWAAGVVADAAGEIVIEPMSGVPGYGIRSLGQAAEFIERVREVSGVSNLGVLADLFHLIETEPDISASLRRHASFIRYAQIADRPGRGVPGSGGEPLADLLLLLEELGYTGPVGLEFAPSRRGTAADLAAFRDWAGLSPVPGDETHAITRATTGKGMS, encoded by the coding sequence GTGAACTGCTCGATCCTGTTCCCGGAGCTGCCGATGCTGAGTCGCCCGGCGGCCGCGCGCGCAGCCGGCTTCGACGCTGTCGAGTTCTGGTGGCCCTTCGACTCCCCCGCTCCCTCGGCGCGTCAGGTCGACGACTTCGCGGTCGCCCTGGACGACGCCGGTGTCACGCTGACCTCCCTCGGCTTGGATCACGGCGATCTCGCGAACGGCGACCGCGGCATCTTCGCTTCGGCGGCACGGGGGGATCGTCTGCGTCGCAACGTCGACGCCGCGCTCACGCTGGGAGAGCGCACTGGCTGTCGAACGTTCGTCGGACTCTACGGGGTGGTTGATTCGGATGACGCGAGTGCTGCGGAGACCGCCGTCCGCCAGTACTCGTGGGCGGCCGGCGTGGTTGCGGATGCCGCCGGAGAGATCGTCATCGAGCCGATGAGCGGCGTGCCCGGCTACGGCATCCGTTCCTTGGGCCAGGCGGCAGAGTTCATCGAACGCGTGCGGGAGGTCTCGGGCGTCTCGAACCTCGGCGTACTGGCCGACCTGTTCCATCTGATCGAGACGGAGCCGGATATCTCAGCGTCCCTTCGCCGGCATGCCTCGTTCATCCGCTATGCGCAGATCGCCGATCGGCCTGGTCGTGGTGTGCCCGGATCCGGAGGCGAGCCGCTCGCCGACCTTCTACTGCTGCTCGAGGAGCTCGGCTACACCGGCCCGGTGGGCCTCGAGTTCGCGCCGAGCAGGCGGGGCACCGCCGCCGACCTGGCGGCGTTCAGAGATTGGGCCGGATTGAGCCCGGTTCCAGGCGACGAAACGCATGCGATTACACGGGCCACAACGGGAAAGGGAATGTCATGA